In Lactuca sativa cultivar Salinas chromosome 5, Lsat_Salinas_v11, whole genome shotgun sequence, the DNA window CTTGGGGAGTAGAGTTTTCACTATGGGGCAAGTTGCTTTAAAAGCTGCATCAAGCAAAGTGGCAAAACATGAGAAAACATGTATGAAAAATCAACACACGTTTATACCCTTTGCATTTGATACTTTCGGTTTCCTTGCGCTAGAAGTTGTGGAGCTACTCaatagagtccaacgggtcatgcgTAGTAATGTTAGATCTATAGATGTTTTTAAAGAATTTGTTTTGTCATCCAAAAAAGGGTTCTGGCACAACTTGTTGCTCGTTTACCCACAACGTCTATGTAAAAAAAATTTGATTATATGGATCAAATGGGTTGATCAATTTGATGGATCAGATAGATATATCAACTAGACTAGATGAATTGGATTGATCATAAGGATGGATGGATGGTATGAATGGATCCATTAAATGGATTGTTTatattagacaaaattgcaagtttggtccctgtggtatgtcaaaaattggatgtttggtccaaaaagttttggggTTGTACTGGTGGTCCAAAAGCTTTGATTTGTTGTGGAATTGGTCCAAAGGCTTAACAGCCGTCTACCCCCTCCGTCTGTgtgagggtatttttgtcaatTCATGCTCATTCCTTTGATATCTTATTAAATTAAACCTCATCATCCTAATTAATTGATACCTGCCGCCAAATCCTCTGTGCATTTCGTCGATCGACTCTCCTGTCACTTTCATCTTCATTCGTTACCCAGAAGCCCTAACCTCCAAGTTGAGTTTTTTATTGTGATCGGTGTTATTTCAGTGTATGAACATACCAATGTGGAATATAAGGCTCTTAGACAAACCGTTCAACGCAAAGGTGGCTTATGGTAAGGATTTTGTAATTTCTCTGTACATTACATGTTTTGTATGTGAAATCATGCTTCTGAACTTATTTTTGTTGTTGGTTTGAAGATGGCAACCCAACATTATTTACCATCAAGCTATACCATGGAGGTGAGTTCACCAAGTTTCCTGATGTTCAATACATTGACGGAAGTGTGAACTATGTTGACATGGTGGATATAGACACGTTTTCAGTTCATGAGTTGGATGCTATCATGAAAGGGTTCAGGTACGGTGTTCCTCCTGTGATTTACTATCACTTCCTTGTGCCTGGTGGAGACTTCCACTTTGGTCTTAAACCCTTAGGCAATGATGATGATTTACGAACTTTTGCCCAATATGTGTGTGATCACAAAATCATGAGGGTATATACTGAACATGGTGAGACAAAGTTACTTACCTACTTTATGAATCCTAAACCTGTTAAGAAGGTAACTATTGTACAAATGGATGAAATAGATGAAAATGATGACAATGAAAACCACACAGCTGAGGTACAAGAATTTCCAAGCCCACCTAGATCATCCCCTGTTGAGGTTGAGGTACAACCATTACATGTCGAGGTTCATGATAGACAAAAAGAGCTTATTGCCAATGACTTTATGGAGGCAGCTATAGAATTTGATATTGGTTTGTATCAAAAGATGTTACAATCAAATGCAGATGTTCATGAACATGTACAAGTAGAAGTGGAAGAACATGTTCAAGATGAAGTAGAAGAACATGCACAAGTAGAAGTAGAAAAAAATGTACAATATGAAGTGGAACTGGATCATGGACATGAGGCTGCCATGGAAGACAACTTGGATAATTACATGGATAATTACATAGACAACAACATGGATGATTACATGGAGACTGAAATGGAGCATGACAATGGGAGCAAATCTGATGGAGAAGATGGGAGCATATCTGATAGGGGAGAGGGTAGTCACTGTGATGAGGAAAATGACAGTGAGGATAGTGAGGATAGTGATTGGGTGGATGAGGAGAATATCATTCCTGAAGTTGAAGTGGATATGAGGGATTTCCACATGAGCATTGACACTGAAGCAGAGTTTTTTGAGAAAAGACTAAGGAATAGCATGGAGAAAGATAGAAATCAGGAGCATGAAGATATGGAGTTGGATGTTATTGACAATGATGAATGGGATTCAACAGATGATGATTCTGAGATGGGCAAGAAGAGAAGACAAGTTATTAAAGAATTAGGTAAGGAAAAAAGGTGTTCTTTAGGAGAAGTTCATAAACCAACATTTCGTATAggacaaaaatataaaagtaaaaaaGAGTTGAAAGACAAAATTGCCCATCATGCCTTGGAAACCAGGAAGAATCTTTTTATTAAGAAAAATGATAAACTTAGGTTGCGGGCCACATGCAAAGGAAAAGTAGTATTCAATGAGGGGCAAGTGGATGGACCTACCACTGGGAAGAAAAGTAAAGGCAAAAGTAAAAAGACAAAGACAAGTACTGAACTGTCTTGTCAGTGGGTTTTACAAGCATCTAGGAAAAGTGAGGAAGAAAGTTGGTGTGTGAAAACCTACCAACCTGAGCATTCATGTCTCAATACAAGAAAGGTAAGAACGGCCACAGCAAACTTCATCTCTAAACAGATTATGGATCTAGTGGAATCTAACCCAACTGTGCCAATCAAAGCTGTACAAGAACTACTTCAGAAAAGATATCAGGTGAGCTTCTCCAAAGACAAGGTATTTAGGGCTATAGCAGATGCCAAAAAACATGTGATGGGAGACTACACAAAACAATATGATGTGCTGAGAGATTACATATTAGAGTTGCAGTCCACAAATCCTAACACAACTGTGAAACTGGAACTGGTTCCAGAACCAAATCTTGTAAATGCAACTTCAAGATGTTTTCAGAGAATTTATATTTGCTTGGGTGGAATGAAAAAGGGGTTCAAAGCATGCTTAAGGGATTTTATTGGTTTAGATGGGGCCTTCATGAAAGGAGCTTACCCAGGGCAGATCTTGACTGCAGTTGGCTTAGATTCTAACAATGGTATATACCCATTGGCATACGCCATTGTTGAGTCTGAGAGCACACAAAGTTGGAAATGGTTTCTAGAGTACCTGGGAGATGATTTGGACCTGTCACAACTTTCAAACTTCACTTTCATAAGTGATAGACAAAAGGTAATATATTTCCTTGATGTATTTTAGTTTTCTTATTACACTTGTATTATACTAACCACAGTTTAATGACTTTGTAGGGCTTAATTCCAGCCATTGCACAGTTGTTCCCGGTTGCTGAACACAGATTCTGTCTTAGACATATCTATGAAAACATGAGGAAGAGATGGAGAACTACTGAGTACAAAGAAAAGTTATGGAACTGTGCCAAAGCCACAACAGTACAAGAATTCAATCGTTTGATGAAAGAGTTTAGTGAATATGACATAGAAGCTTATGAATGGTTGAAGAAGATCCCACCACAACATTGGGCTAGAAGCCATTTCACAGGTAGACAACTCTCAATTCAGTGCTAAGTTACACAAATTTGTTGTATGCTGTTCTAAATTACAATTATCTTGCAGGTAGACCAATCACAGACATGCTTTTAAATAACCTATGTGAAGTGTTTAACAGTAAACTGATAGAAGGTAGGGATAAACCAATAATCACATGCTTAGAGTACATTCGGGAGTACATGATGAAGAGGATTTGCAATGTGATAAAGGTTCAATAGAAGTGTGCAGGTCCATTGACTCCAACAGCAACAAAGATCATGGAAACAAACACAACAAATGCTTCTAACTACATAGCCAGGTGGAATTCCTCAGACAAGTATGAAGTACAAGGACCATGGCAAGATCAACATGTTGTTGACATGGGCCAAAGGGTATGCAGCTGTAGGAAATGGGAATTAACAGGAATTCCTTGTAGGCATGTGATTGCAGTCTTATTTGATAAAGCTGACAATGGTGAGGATGTGGGTGAACTTTACACTTATGTACACAAGGTGCATTGGCTTGAAACCTAGAAAGAGGCTTATTCCTACAAGGTAGAACCAATCAAAGGTCGTATCATGTGGCCTGTTAGTGATTGTCCAATAAAGATCAGCCCTCCTCCACATCGTGATCAGCCTGGTAGGCCCAAGAAGAAGAGGCAAAGATCCATGGAGGAAAAATCTCAAAGTCAGAGCCAaactcaaagtcaaagtcaaacaattgGTGCTAGTGGTATAGATGGTCATGGTCCAGGGGGCAGTGGAAAACTCACAAGGAAGTTCATTACTGTCACTTGTAGCAAGTGTAAAAACAAGGGACATAATGCAAGAACATGTAAGGGGCAATGAGGAAATTGATGTGTTGTCTTGTTGGATTAAGATGATGTAATGTGTTACTTTTGGGAACCATTGTGTTGTTCTTTTGGGTGTCTGTTtaatggttttgatttttttggACAACTTTACCCTCCGTTTAGAATGATGTTTTTTTTGGTCATGTAACAAGAATTTGGTATGTGCAAACAATGGTTATTAACTTTGGATGTTCTTTTGTTTATGCATCATTGTCCTTTACTTTTTAGCATCTTTATGTTACTATTAGGTTATGTTAAGCATTAACACTTTGTCCCATCACTGCTATGTCTAGTAGAACCAAAATATTTGGATGTTTGAAACAAATAACTTCATTACCCACTAACCATAACAATGCATTCATTTGCATGTCCAAAAGAGTACATTCACAAACATAGCAATTTTCCCAAATCTACCACAAAATAAACCACTAAAACATGGAAGAACTACTTCATCAGAAAAAAAACAAACCCAAAAAAAACCCAGCTACATATCAGGTACAACTTTAGTTTTGATTTTTCTTCCTTTATTTTTCCAATATCATACTTGAACATTTGATTTTCTTCCTTCAATTTTCCAACTTCAGTCTTTAGCTTGTTGATTGATCTCAGCAACCCAGGTATTATTGATTTTGATCGTTCACACATTTGAGGGTCGATCCATCCCACAAACCCACATGTCGAATCCTAGCAAAATATAAGAAGGAATTGAGGGATCAGTGAAAAATCTTCATAACCAACCACATGAATACTAACCTCTTTAGGGCATCCCCAAAAACGTCGACCAGGGTTCTTATCAGTCCAAGCCGTTCGCACTATCGCCATTTGACCACAAAAACACctcaccattgttgattttgagtTTGGAAGACACGATTTTGATTTTAGCAAGAGGAGATATCGATTTAGGGAAAAGATGAAACACATGTTCGATCTATTAATAAGGAGAGTAGACGTTAGGGGGGTTTAATTTAATAAGATATCAAAGGAATGAGCGTGAattgacaaaaataccctcacACAGACGGAGGGGGTAGACGGCTGTTAAGCCTTTGGACCAATTCCACAACAAATCAAAGCTTTTGGACCACCAGTACAAccccaaaactttttggaccaaacatccaatttttgacataccacagggaccaaacttgcaattttgtctttatattaaataattaaacatGTAAGATGGTTAGATGGATATATCAAATACAGTAGATTAATCGGAATGGTTATAAGGATGGATTGATGGGATGAATAGATCCATCAAAtggatttttttatatatacgaatcaaTTTAACATTTTAGATGGATTGATATGATGGAAATATGGGTTAGATGTACACAAGGATTGATCGTTTAGATCGAATGAATGTATGGACTACATGGACGATTGATCAATTAGATCCTAATCGATGGATATGTTGAATGGTGGGATTATTTATGAGGAAAAGAATGgaaaaggtttttttttctaaaaaattacaaaaatacctcCTAACGTTACAGAAATTTACAGAAGTTGTCGGTGTAAGGTTTAGAAAATTACATAAACAGTCACTGGAAGCAACTAAGAGTTAGAGAAATAGTGTCCTTATAAGAAATAGTTACATATATGGTCCATGTAAGAAGTAACTACAGAAATTAAATTACCCAACGATATTATAAAAACGGTCCCTGTATAACAACGATATAAAACAATTGATTAATCCTCAATCAAGCTTTACGAATACGATCACGCCACGAGCCTTGTTGCAATGACCTAACCTACATCAACAAACAAAACCAGCATCAAGAAATCAATCACAAACTTGATCAATCAAAAAGATTCACATTTCACATACCTGATCACTTATAAGACTTGTTGCAACAGGGGCAGTTTCGGGACTTTCTCTTGTAATATCATTTCCTTCTGCTTCACTGTCTGTATCCACAGGTGGTGCAAGCGATGAACTTCCAAAAATGGCCTCATCATGAGTAGCCTTTATCTTCTCCTCTCTTCTTGCCTTCATGATATCCAGAATTCAAACTCAAACACATTTGCAGAATCACAGTTCCCATTAATGGGAATGCTTGAAAAGAGAGAAGGTGTAGATTGGAAAATACCTCCACAGCAGAAAACCGAAATGTTTGACCAATGTGCTTCACTAAATCGACATCATCTTCTGCAGCTGAAAGATGCATATGATAGTATATGAGCATCATTGTGAAAGATATATTTAGGTGAATCATGAATGTTGATTAAATTTAACCTTCAATCTCCTCATCATCAAGTGGAGCATCTTTGTCAAAGTCAAACCTCTCCCATCCTGATCCCATGCCATTTGCTTCGTCTTGTTTGGCTGCAAATGATATAGCAGTTGGCAATTGGCATAATTCAGTAAGTAATAATCATCATACTCCATTACATTAGGTTTACCAGTTGCAGAAAGCTGGAGCTTCATCTTTGCTTTGACCCTTTCTGCTGGTGACTGCATGCAACACAAAATACATTCGTTAGCCTGTGACTTCATTGGTAAAGAATCTGAAATCATAAGTTTGATCCTGCTTGAATTCGAATTGGAGTGAACAAATTCTAGTTTCGTGTTCCATCGGAATTTTGGCATTTGTTATGATAAATTGACGCAAAAGGATTTTGAGAAGGTTACCATTTTGTCATAGCCTTCAATCAATTTTGCATAATCAACTCTACCGGTTTTCTCCTTTCTAGCATTCCTGTCATCATCATCAGCTCTGCTCTTTTCCGATCTCCGATGCCGGGGAGACAAGCTTCTACTCCTCCTCCGGCTTCCCTTACCTCTATCCCTATACCGATCCTTTTCTTCCTTCCTATCTCTATCTCTACTACTCGACCTATGCCTACGCCGATTCCTCGAACGCTCATCACCATCTCTGCTTCTACTTCTACTTCTCCGACGTCTCGAAGAATGTTTATCACTTTCTCTATCTCGAAAATGATGATCGTCTGAAACCCTAGACGAAGAAGACGAATTAGGTTTTTTCTTGAGCTTGTTTTGGATAGATTCGATTTGAGCTTGTTTCTGATCAGAAGACTTAGAAGGACTCGAAGCTCTGACGAAACTGCTGAGGAACGACGAAGAAGATGGAAGAGCCGAGCCTCTGGCGGGTACTGCGTCGCTATGGTTGCTGTTACCGGTGACATCGGGTGAAGAAGAGGAAAATCCAAGCCCTTGTTTGAATCTGGCGGCCCCACCGCCTTTGCGAGTAAGCTCATCGTAGTATGCTGCGGCTTTTTCTTCCTCCATTGATATTGATTGATCTCCAATGGCGATGAAGCTTGGACAAAGAAATGCACTGGGGGATTAAACTGTAAATTGATATGACTTTTAGGTCCCTATAAGTTCAATTTATACCAAATTGAACCTCTAAGAAATTAGAAGTAGGGTTGAAAATAGTAAATTGTTTTAGGCTAAGTTCGACCTAAACTTGATAATTGGATGAATCGACTTATAGTTATAGGACtataataatttaaaaataatttttgcaAAACAAGTTTTATTTGAAACTGAAAATATTCATAAAAGTTTGATACGTAAAATCATTTATAATATTCATAAAAGTTTGATACTCAAAAAACATTTATTAGAATTTATGTTGATATATTATGGTCAAACTACACTTCAATAAAGGAGAAGTCCAAAGCTATGTTAAGTGGTGCCTATTGTGGTATGAAGTTACTTATTCCTACTACAAAACAATATGAGATAGTGACGAAGGTAGGTTGCATTAGATAAAAACTAAATCTAAAAATCAAAGTCAATTTCATATCATGGTTGTCGATGATCGAGGCGATTAACAATCTTAGACACCTTATGGATAAACAAATATAAAGAGAATAGAGATCTACATGCATTGTTTAATGACTTCGAGAAAGGGTATGATTGTATACCATTGGATACGATTTGGAAGACCCTCTAAGCTCAAAATGTGACATGGTGATATATCAAGGCCATCTGCAATATTTATTGTGGTCTACAACATGTTTTTGAATTGTGGTTTGGGAAATGAAGCATTTCCCTATAGAATTTTGGCTTCATCAAAGATCGACTACTTAACCTTTACGCATTCATTTTCATCATAGACATGTTTTTTCTTCAAATTCAATGAGGGTTGCATGGTGCATGTTTTTGTTGATTAGATGGTTTTAATGGCAATGGTTGGGACTAAGATTAATGTTGAGTTAGATATTTGGAGGACAAAGCCGAAAAAAAAAGTTTACAAATCTTAATTAAGATTGAATATCAAcgatgcaatatatatatatatatatatatatatatatatatatatatatatatatatatatatatgtgtgtgtgtgtgtgtgtgtgtgtgtgttttgaagGGGAATAAGTATATATTAGTGAGTAAGTTCAACATCCAAATGATATTTTTAAGCACTTTGAGGTCAATGGCCCATAGGGTTGGCAATCTCAACTCAAACATGTTAATCCAATATGAATCTAACCTTAGGTTGAGTTGAGATTTTCAACCTAATTATGTAAACGGATCAACTCGTTCCGTTTAATTAAATGGATTGGGTTAGATTTTAAATTTCCGACTTGCTACAACCCGCCAaattgtttaattttttaaaatatttttaaattttgcttattttgtattattattatttaattgattaTTGTATTTTGACTATTTATGGTTTCAAACAAAATGTGGGTTAGTAAACGTTATTGGAAGTGAGTTTGTAAAAGTGAAAAttaagttgcaaaaattttagaAATTAAACATTCATAAAAAAACATTATGGTGGTAAATATTTTATTTGTGTTAATGAAGTGATAGCCGTTTTATGGTGGTAAATATTTTATTTGTGCTTAATGAAGTGATAGCCATAAGATTGTATTAGTTTCAAACTTGAACAATTATtgaagttttttagtttttttaaattgCATTTGaatgattatttaattattaagaGT includes these proteins:
- the LOC111881487 gene encoding uncharacterized protein LOC111881487 isoform X1 is translated as MEEEKAAAYYDELTRKGGGAARFKQGLGFSSSSPDVTGNSNHSDAVPARGSALPSSSSFLSSFVRASSPSKSSDQKQAQIESIQNKLKKKPNSSSSSRVSDDHHFRDRESDKHSSRRRRSRSRSRDGDERSRNRRRHRSSSRDRDRKEEKDRYRDRGKGSRRRSRSLSPRHRRSEKSRADDDDRNARKEKTGRVDYAKLIEGYDKMSPAERVKAKMKLQLSATAKQDEANGMGSGWERFDFDKDAPLDDEEIEAAEDDVDLVKHIGQTFRFSAVEARREEKIKATHDEAIFGSSSLAPPVDTDSEAEGNDITRESPETAPVATSLISDQVRSLQQGSWRDRIRKA
- the LOC111881487 gene encoding uncharacterized protein LOC111881487 isoform X2, with translation MEEEKAAAYYDELTRKGGGAARFKQGLGFSSSSPDVTGNSNHSDAVPARGSALPSSSSFLSSFVRASSPSKSSDQKQAQIESIQNKLKKKPNSSSSSRVSDDHHFRDRESDKHSSRRRRSRSRSRDGDERSRNRRRHRSSSRDRDRKEEKDRYRDRGKGSRRRSRSLSPRHRRSEKSRADDDDRNARKEKTGRVDYAKLIEGYDKMSPAERVKAKMKLQLSATAKQDEANGMGSGWERFDFDKDAPLDDEEIEAAEDDVDLVKHIGQTFRFSAVEARREEKIKATHDEAIFGSSSLAPPVDTDSEAEGNDITRESPETAPVATSLISDQVIATRLVA